A stretch of Halomonas elongata DSM 2581 DNA encodes these proteins:
- the zipA gene encoding cell division protein ZipA has protein sequence MELREWLIILGLALVTLIVIDGVRRLQRQRQVPRLDRAGYEPAAGATADPDEDPEAAAREAELSWELPNGGARVVRPAEQSDVKPKPKLQRQDHPGPSRVLSEFRQQRRDDDEAPAVGGMAAASAASAATMSAAPDANVRSGGGGSGASAMARDDDVTTPPPDVATMPGAHREAREEEEARGERREPEFDIDAGSRAERRADDPAPEPLAADPDDHEAYDDDDRYRLVDLEGMGDSLKSGSKRVGSSMQRFGSSLQKTLAERRDNKRQERARKEQERAERKQREQAEREEQARHDREAAEAQAAREAERRRFEAETAERDDDPLFDDARYDEEAAEMAEGPREDDVVKAHPVLEKAMRHDVNAEHARQALSHAEEVIVISVMSRDEQGFSGAALLDLMLACGLRYGRDMGIFHRFETEDAESPLQFSMVNVVKPGTFPIHSMDDFHTPGVTLLMPLPSASDTSAAFEAMVETAMVIVRHLGGELKDENMSVMTAQTVEFARQRVQEFERRNRLHRYQVN, from the coding sequence CGGGCCGGTTACGAGCCGGCGGCCGGCGCGACGGCGGATCCCGATGAAGACCCCGAGGCGGCGGCTCGCGAAGCCGAGCTCAGTTGGGAACTGCCCAATGGAGGGGCACGTGTCGTCAGGCCGGCTGAGCAGTCGGACGTGAAGCCCAAGCCGAAATTGCAGCGACAGGACCATCCCGGCCCCTCCCGGGTGCTTTCCGAATTCCGGCAACAACGCCGGGATGACGACGAAGCGCCGGCGGTCGGGGGCATGGCCGCCGCTTCGGCTGCGAGCGCCGCGACCATGAGCGCCGCCCCGGATGCCAATGTGCGTTCGGGAGGCGGTGGGAGCGGTGCGTCGGCAATGGCGCGAGACGATGATGTCACGACGCCGCCGCCCGACGTGGCGACGATGCCCGGCGCGCATCGCGAAGCGCGTGAAGAAGAGGAAGCGAGAGGGGAACGGCGCGAGCCCGAGTTCGACATTGATGCCGGCTCGAGGGCCGAGCGTCGCGCGGACGATCCCGCCCCCGAGCCTCTGGCGGCCGATCCCGACGATCACGAAGCCTACGATGATGACGACCGCTATCGATTGGTCGACCTTGAAGGCATGGGCGACTCCTTGAAGAGCGGTTCCAAGCGAGTGGGGTCCTCCATGCAACGTTTCGGTTCCTCCCTGCAGAAGACGCTCGCCGAACGGCGTGACAACAAGCGCCAGGAACGGGCGCGCAAGGAACAGGAGCGTGCGGAGCGCAAGCAGCGTGAGCAGGCCGAACGCGAGGAGCAGGCTCGTCACGATCGGGAGGCCGCCGAGGCCCAGGCCGCACGTGAGGCGGAGCGTCGTCGCTTCGAGGCCGAGACTGCCGAGCGTGACGATGATCCCCTGTTCGATGATGCCCGTTATGACGAGGAAGCGGCCGAGATGGCGGAAGGGCCGCGCGAGGACGATGTGGTCAAGGCGCATCCGGTGCTGGAGAAGGCCATGCGTCACGACGTGAACGCCGAGCACGCCCGCCAGGCCTTGAGCCACGCCGAAGAAGTCATCGTCATCAGCGTGATGTCGCGCGATGAACAGGGCTTCTCGGGAGCGGCCCTGCTGGACCTGATGCTGGCCTGCGGATTGCGTTACGGGCGCGACATGGGCATCTTCCATCGCTTCGAGACCGAGGATGCCGAAAGCCCGCTGCAATTCTCCATGGTCAATGTGGTCAAGCCCGGCACCTTCCCCATCCATTCCATGGATGACTTCCACACGCCGGGCGTCACCCTGCTGATGCCGCTGCCGAGTGCCAGCGACACCTCCGCGGCCTTCGAGGCGATGGTCGAGACGGCCATGGTCATCGTCCGTCACCTGGGCGGTGAATTGAAGGACGAGAACATGAGCGTGATGACCGCTCAGACCGTGGAATTCGCCCGCCAGCGCGTGCAGGAATTCGAGCGCCGCAATCGGCTGCATCGCTATCAGGTGAATTAA